In one window of Rhodopseudomonas palustris HaA2 DNA:
- a CDS encoding glycerophosphodiester phosphodiesterase family protein codes for MSDIVLLAHRGSNPYPDHSRDAYVWAIDCGADFIEPDLYLTKDGVLVSSHDNHNYSNLSYAEAKALEPSLLTFGEIIELVKAMSIETGRDIGIVPETKSTDYATSEAVIKELIAHDFTDPDRVVIQSFASTNLQQLHDTIMPQYGVDIPLAYLGSGIANPGQIATFADYAAPSVGSFTAADVAAAHAAGLKVVAWTILGARSDIQSLIDMGVDAVFVDDTRLARASIEAIAGANVVYGTPEIDGASGTAGNDVVYAMQGDDIVWSGAGDDLVYGDGGDDALFGGAGNDILVGGSGTDLLSGDAGRDVLDGGAGNDVVLASGDTVLFRRGSGIDLVALDAASSIDFQDIDSRAITVIRDGADLIVRIGDDALVIRNGAGNAASLPGAVSFADGVTLTATELLARATSGTDAGVTAALPALEQLLAAAPDLAVEPPVVVETNLIVNGGFEDLTGANNGASWGYRNTNPAGVIPGWVNRGDTRAEVHKDTVGGIGAAEGTYWFDLEGAPTNAKLVQTVAGVEQGATYQLSFRIADTDTAQTTDSVKVYWGGELIYTGTPKNKWQEITIDVIGGDGDGFNTLTFESVTPSPNGAGVALDDVALIRLQESPNLIVNGSFEDLTGANNGNWSGDWGYRNNSGVIPGWTQVETSAGGRAELHFDTQNGVSAADGNVWFDMDGNGNNARLVQTVAGVEAGATYRLTFSIADADASTTDDGVRVYWGGQVVYEGVPTSIWQKITIEVVGNAGDGTNQLIFQGTETSLNGYGAALDDISLRKIADAPPPNTAPVAADDGAPATDFGAALTIAAATLLANDTDADGDALVILSVAAGVGGTVALDADRNVVFTPAEGFSGEASFSYVASDGRGGTATADVTVVVARRVLSGTPGDDVIISTSGDDVIDGGDGVDTVSYAASAAGVDVDLAAGVASGDGNDTLSSIESVIGSAHDDRLSGNDAANLLDGGDGDDILSGGLGNDVLNGGLGNDIITGGAGDDTIDGGAGFDTLDLSEATGAVTLNLVSGTVSGAGIGTDHFSSIESFVFGSGNDVITGGNGDDSLDGGAGNDAIDGGNGNDTLSGGEGNDAIDGGSGNDIVDGGLGNDTLKGGSGNDVIAAGDGDDNVDAGSGDDIVTGGAGNDTLKGGSGADIITGGAGNDILTGGSGADVFVFAAGFGNDTVTDFATTGSSADLLQFSSDMFADFADVMAHTAQVGSSVVVTLDADTSITLANVQMTSLAADDFRFV; via the coding sequence ATGTCTGATATCGTTCTTCTCGCGCATCGCGGCAGCAACCCCTATCCGGATCATTCGCGCGACGCCTATGTCTGGGCGATCGACTGCGGCGCCGACTTCATCGAGCCGGATCTCTATCTGACCAAGGACGGCGTGCTGGTCTCCAGCCACGACAACCACAATTATTCCAATCTGAGCTACGCCGAGGCGAAAGCCCTCGAGCCGTCGCTGCTGACGTTCGGCGAGATCATCGAGCTCGTGAAGGCGATGTCGATCGAGACCGGCCGCGACATCGGCATCGTTCCCGAGACCAAGAGCACCGACTACGCCACCAGCGAAGCCGTGATCAAGGAGTTGATCGCCCACGACTTCACCGATCCGGACCGGGTCGTGATCCAGAGTTTTGCGTCGACCAATTTGCAGCAATTGCACGACACCATCATGCCGCAATACGGCGTCGACATCCCGCTGGCCTATCTCGGCAGCGGCATTGCGAATCCGGGCCAGATCGCGACCTTTGCGGACTACGCCGCGCCCAGCGTCGGCTCGTTCACCGCGGCCGACGTCGCGGCCGCGCATGCCGCCGGCCTCAAGGTGGTGGCCTGGACGATTCTCGGGGCCCGGTCCGACATCCAGAGCCTGATCGACATGGGCGTGGACGCGGTCTTCGTCGACGATACCCGGCTCGCCCGCGCCAGCATCGAGGCGATCGCCGGCGCCAACGTCGTCTACGGAACGCCGGAAATCGACGGCGCCTCCGGCACCGCCGGCAACGACGTGGTCTACGCCATGCAGGGCGATGACATCGTCTGGTCCGGGGCCGGCGACGATCTGGTCTATGGCGACGGCGGCGACGACGCTCTGTTCGGCGGCGCCGGCAACGACATCCTGGTCGGCGGTTCGGGCACCGATCTGCTGTCCGGCGACGCCGGTCGCGACGTTCTCGACGGCGGCGCCGGCAACGATGTCGTGCTGGCGAGCGGCGACACCGTGCTGTTCCGCCGTGGCTCGGGCATCGACCTTGTCGCGCTCGACGCCGCCAGCAGCATCGACTTCCAGGACATCGACTCGCGCGCCATCACGGTGATACGCGACGGCGCCGATCTGATCGTCCGCATCGGCGACGACGCGCTGGTGATCCGTAACGGCGCCGGCAATGCCGCGAGCCTGCCCGGCGCGGTGAGTTTTGCCGACGGCGTGACGCTCACCGCCACCGAGCTGCTGGCGCGCGCCACGAGCGGCACCGACGCCGGCGTCACCGCCGCGCTGCCGGCGCTCGAACAGCTGCTCGCCGCTGCGCCCGATCTCGCCGTCGAGCCCCCGGTGGTCGTCGAGACCAACCTCATCGTCAATGGCGGCTTCGAGGATCTGACCGGGGCCAACAACGGAGCGAGTTGGGGCTATCGCAACACCAATCCGGCCGGCGTCATTCCCGGCTGGGTCAACCGCGGTGACACCCGCGCGGAAGTCCACAAGGATACGGTCGGCGGCATCGGCGCGGCGGAAGGAACCTATTGGTTCGACCTGGAAGGCGCGCCCACCAACGCCAAACTGGTGCAGACCGTCGCCGGCGTCGAACAGGGCGCGACCTATCAGCTCAGCTTCAGGATCGCCGACACCGACACCGCGCAGACGACCGACTCCGTCAAGGTCTATTGGGGCGGCGAACTGATCTATACGGGAACGCCGAAGAACAAGTGGCAGGAGATCACCATCGACGTGATCGGCGGCGACGGTGACGGCTTCAACACGCTGACCTTCGAAAGCGTGACGCCGAGTCCGAACGGCGCCGGCGTGGCGCTCGACGACGTGGCGCTGATCCGGCTGCAGGAGAGCCCCAATCTGATCGTGAACGGCAGCTTCGAGGACCTCACCGGCGCCAACAACGGCAATTGGAGCGGCGATTGGGGCTACCGCAACAACAGCGGCGTCATTCCGGGTTGGACCCAGGTCGAAACCTCCGCCGGCGGTCGCGCCGAACTGCACTTCGACACCCAGAACGGCGTGTCGGCCGCGGACGGCAATGTCTGGTTCGATATGGACGGCAACGGCAACAACGCCAGGCTGGTGCAGACCGTCGCCGGCGTCGAGGCCGGCGCCACCTACCGGCTGACCTTTTCGATCGCCGACGCCGACGCCAGCACCACCGATGACGGCGTGCGCGTCTATTGGGGCGGCCAGGTCGTGTATGAAGGTGTGCCGACCAGCATCTGGCAGAAAATCACGATCGAGGTCGTGGGCAATGCCGGCGACGGAACCAATCAGCTGATCTTCCAGGGCACCGAAACCAGCCTGAACGGCTACGGCGCCGCGCTCGACGATATTTCGCTGCGCAAGATCGCCGATGCGCCGCCGCCCAACACCGCGCCGGTCGCGGCCGACGACGGCGCTCCGGCGACCGACTTTGGTGCGGCGCTGACCATCGCCGCCGCCACCTTGCTGGCCAATGATACGGATGCCGACGGCGACGCGCTGGTGATCCTGTCGGTGGCGGCCGGCGTCGGCGGCACGGTCGCGCTGGACGCCGACCGCAATGTCGTGTTCACCCCGGCCGAAGGCTTTTCGGGCGAGGCGTCGTTCAGCTATGTGGCATCCGACGGCCGAGGCGGCACCGCCACGGCGGACGTCACCGTCGTGGTGGCGCGGCGGGTGCTCTCGGGCACGCCCGGCGACGACGTGATCATCAGCACGTCCGGCGACGACGTGATCGACGGTGGCGATGGCGTCGATACCGTGAGCTATGCGGCTTCGGCCGCCGGCGTCGACGTCGACCTTGCGGCCGGCGTCGCCTCCGGTGACGGCAACGATACGCTGTCGAGCATCGAGTCGGTGATCGGCTCGGCGCATGACGACCGGCTGAGCGGCAACGACGCCGCCAACCTGCTCGACGGCGGCGACGGCGACGACATCCTGTCCGGCGGTCTCGGCAACGACGTCCTCAACGGCGGTCTCGGCAATGACATCATCACCGGCGGCGCCGGTGACGACACCATCGACGGCGGCGCGGGCTTCGACACGCTCGACCTGTCGGAGGCCACCGGGGCGGTGACGCTCAATCTGGTGAGCGGCACCGTCAGCGGCGCCGGCATCGGCACCGATCACTTCAGCTCGATCGAGAGCTTCGTGTTCGGTAGCGGCAACGACGTTATCACCGGCGGCAACGGCGACGACAGCCTCGACGGCGGCGCCGGCAACGACGCGATCGACGGCGGCAACGGCAATGACACGCTCTCCGGCGGCGAAGGCAACGACGCGATCGACGGCGGTTCGGGCAACGACATCGTGGATGGCGGCCTCGGCAACGACACGCTGAAGGGCGGTTCGGGCAACGACGTCATCGCGGCCGGCGACGGCGACGACAATGTCGATGCCGGCTCCGGCGACGACATCGTCACCGGCGGTGCCGGCAACGACACGCTGAAGGGCGGGTCGGGCGCCGACATCATCACCGGCGGCGCCGGCAACGACATCCTGACCGGCGGTTCCGGCGCGGACGTCTTCGTGTTCGCGGCCGGCTTCGGCAACGACACCGTCACCGACTTCGCCACCACGGGGTCGTCGGCCGATCTGCTGCAGTTCTCCAGCGACATGTTCGCCGACTTCGCCGACGTGATGGCGCACACCGCGCAGGTCGGCAGCAGCGTGGTGGTCACGCTGGACGCCGACACCAGCATCACGCTGGCCAACGTCCAGATGACCTCGCTCGCCGCCGACGACTTCCGCTTCGTCTGA